The DNA sequence TATCGGATGCACGCTGCTGATGCTCTGGATGTTACAGGACCACCGTATCGGGCGAGGAGAAGGGGCCGTGCTGGTTGGGCTGCTGGTGCTGTATTTGTTGGCCAGCTTCTGGATTGCCCGGCGGACCAATCAGACGATGATGCTGGATGTGCCAGCACGGCCTTCTCGCAGCGTCTGGCTGGATCTGCTGTTTACGGTGGGGGGGTTAGCCGTGCTGCTTACAGGAGCGGAGCTGTTTGTGGACGGAGCTGTAGCGTTGGCGCGGGTGCTGAAAGTAAGCGAAGCCGTGATCGGATTGAGCGTGGTGGCGGTGGGAACGAGTTTGCCGGAACTGGCAACAACCATCGTCGCGGCGATTCGAAAAGAAGCGGATCTGGCTGTGGGGAATATCGTGGGATCAAATATTTTCAATATTCTGTCCATTCTGGGACTGACGGCCCTGGTGCATCCCATTCAGAGCAGTGGTCTGCGCACGCTGGACCTGGCTGTAATGACCGGCGTGACCCTGCTGATCTTGCCACTTTTCTGGAGTCGATTCCGGATGGTGCGTTGGGAAGGCGGCCTGCTGTTGTTGATCTACGCGGCTTACCTCTACACCTTGGCGCCCTGAGGATTGGTGGGCAATGCAGGGTAGGGGGCACGCCTTATTTGCGTTTCGGCTGTTTTTCCCGGATATTTTTGGGGATGACGTACCATTTGCTTGAGGGGTCATGGTCTGGCTGAGTCGTCGCCGCCGACGGGAACTGCTGCTGGCCCTGGGAATCCTGCTGGGCTTTACTGTGCTGATGATCCTGATCGGGATC is a window from the Rhodothermus sp. genome containing:
- a CDS encoding calcium/sodium antiporter: MSPLLSLLLLVVGGLLLYLGAEGLIRGSVALALRLGLTPLVVGLTVVAFGTSSPELGVSLRAALKGSPDLAVGNVVGSNIANLALILGVAAAIRPIRIQLQLVRFDVPVAIGCTLLMLWMLQDHRIGRGEGAVLVGLLVLYLLASFWIARRTNQTMMLDVPARPSRSVWLDLLFTVGGLAVLLTGAELFVDGAVALARVLKVSEAVIGLSVVAVGTSLPELATTIVAAIRKEADLAVGNIVGSNIFNILSILGLTALVHPIQSSGLRTLDLAVMTGVTLLILPLFWSRFRMVRWEGGLLLLIYAAYLYTLAP